From the genome of Gracilimonas sp., one region includes:
- a CDS encoding FliI/YscN family ATPase, translating into MEVAEKSSTSLQKHFNAIRVKISGELNQVKRYGKVSSIIGTIIECTGLEASVGEVYGIHTVMDTIVPAEVVGLKEGKTLLMPYDRVVGMKAGCKVESMGQSLNVPVGFELLGRVVDTNAEPIDGKGQIRVSGQMPVHNDPPAPLDRAPIDDIMFTGIRALDALNTVGTGQRIGLFAGSGVGKSVLMGMIAKHSSADINVIALIGERGREVQEFIHDTLGEEGLSRSVVVAATSDSAAMSRVKGAFTATAIAEYFRDQGKNVLLMMDSVTRVAMAQREIGLASGEPPTTKGYTPSVFTILPKLLERPGKTHKGSITGLYTVLVDNDDMNEPIADAVRSILDGHIVLSRRLAHKNHYPAIDILESISRVMTKIVTPEQRQIAMKARELLATYREAEDLINIGAYVKGSNPKIDESIKKHPGLESFLIQDLNETDFSDDLWETLKKILE; encoded by the coding sequence ATGGAAGTAGCCGAAAAGTCATCAACATCATTGCAAAAGCACTTCAATGCCATTCGTGTTAAAATCAGCGGAGAGCTAAATCAGGTTAAGCGCTATGGAAAAGTTTCTTCCATTATCGGAACTATTATAGAATGTACCGGACTGGAAGCCTCTGTTGGAGAAGTGTATGGTATTCATACCGTCATGGACACGATAGTGCCAGCTGAAGTGGTTGGTTTGAAAGAAGGAAAAACACTCTTGATGCCTTACGATCGGGTAGTTGGAATGAAAGCTGGCTGTAAAGTTGAAAGCATGGGGCAATCGCTGAACGTGCCAGTTGGTTTTGAGCTGTTAGGTCGGGTGGTGGATACCAATGCCGAGCCTATTGATGGTAAAGGACAGATTCGTGTATCAGGACAGATGCCGGTGCACAACGACCCGCCGGCACCGCTCGATCGTGCTCCTATCGATGATATTATGTTTACCGGAATCCGGGCACTCGATGCATTGAATACAGTCGGAACCGGACAGCGAATCGGACTTTTTGCTGGTTCGGGTGTGGGTAAATCCGTTTTAATGGGAATGATTGCTAAGCATTCTTCGGCAGATATCAATGTAATTGCCCTGATTGGTGAGCGTGGCCGGGAAGTGCAGGAATTTATTCATGACACGCTGGGTGAAGAAGGACTTTCCCGCTCGGTTGTAGTAGCTGCAACATCAGATAGCGCGGCCATGAGTCGGGTAAAAGGAGCATTTACAGCAACAGCGATTGCAGAATATTTCCGCGACCAAGGAAAAAATGTCCTCTTGATGATGGATTCTGTGACCCGGGTTGCCATGGCCCAAAGAGAAATTGGTCTCGCTTCAGGTGAGCCGCCAACAACCAAAGGATACACTCCAAGTGTGTTTACGATCCTTCCAAAATTGCTGGAAAGACCGGGTAAAACACACAAAGGAAGCATCACCGGATTGTACACCGTATTGGTTGATAATGACGATATGAATGAACCCATAGCCGATGCAGTACGGTCCATTTTAGATGGCCATATCGTGCTTTCCCGACGTTTGGCGCATAAAAATCATTATCCGGCCATTGATATCCTCGAAAGTATTTCGCGGGTTATGACCAAGATTGTAACACCTGAACAACGACAAATTGCGATGAAAGCAAGGGAGCTTCTGGCGACTTACCGGGAGGCAGAGGATCTCATAAATATTGGAGCCTATGTAAAAGGCTCAAACCCAAAAATTGATGAATCGATAAAAAAACATCCGGGTTTGGAATCATTTTTGATACAGGATTTAAACGAAACAGATTTCAGTGATGATCTCTGGGAAACGCTAAAGAAAATTCTTGAATAA
- the fliE gene encoding flagellar hook-basal body complex protein FliE yields MPSPVELNGLQLPQDFEISPRHYDIGVDEIEKDSFADMLSKAIDGVDTTMKTSEMKMQDYVAGNTDNVADVMISMQRAQLSFQMMVEIRNKAIETYNEISRMQI; encoded by the coding sequence ATGCCGAGCCCAGTTGAACTTAACGGATTACAGTTACCACAGGATTTTGAAATCAGTCCCAGGCATTATGATATCGGGGTTGATGAAATCGAAAAAGATTCCTTCGCCGATATGCTTTCGAAAGCCATAGATGGGGTAGATACGACTATGAAGACTTCAGAAATGAAGATGCAGGATTACGTTGCGGGTAATACCGACAATGTTGCCGATGTAATGATTTCGATGCAGCGGGCTCAGCTCAGTTTTCAGATGATGGTCGAGATTCGAAATAAAGCGATCGAGACCTATAACGAAATAAGCAGAATGCAAATATAA
- the fliF gene encoding flagellar basal-body MS-ring/collar protein FliF: MNNYLESFQEFFGPLSNAQRAMFVVLMLVVLTIIGGVFYWSQQEENVLLFGSLQPEVAQEIVTELNNRGISYELQESGRAIYVASDKVHELRLELAPMGGSFSDVKGYELFDTNALGMTDFMQQVNKKRALEGELARSINSLEQVEFSRIHLVLPERSPFEETSIEASASVILNLKKGQSLKKEQIEGITSLIAGSVEGLESANVTVLDQSGNRLTDEIDYDSDLAFGSTQMQLRQKTEAYLTERGQSMLDRVLGAGNSILRVSVEHDFDRVVRESDLIDPDSRTVISEEKREQTNNDEVMEPVPGNITNNNQAGSVVVASNNNGSTVQTRNYEVNRTREVFEKTQGELKMVSASVLLNYKQRFEEGTEGEQTLVSEPYSEQEVEEFKEVVKVALGIQDDRGDQLTVKQVEFFDKHPIDNGDFFTGQPTFTNNILRWSLIGITFVVIILLINSIKKKSGVDELKFVSNFEAGDQLEGAEKQNSLTGESSGTNQLEGAEGESGESQTKKLPEKKYNKDEIVNFVELKPAEAAQVMRAMMASEEN, encoded by the coding sequence ATGAACAATTATTTAGAAAGTTTTCAGGAGTTTTTTGGTCCGCTGAGTAATGCACAGCGCGCCATGTTTGTGGTACTGATGCTGGTTGTGCTCACCATAATTGGAGGTGTATTTTACTGGTCTCAACAAGAAGAGAATGTTCTTTTATTTGGATCTCTTCAGCCAGAAGTAGCCCAGGAAATAGTAACTGAACTTAATAACCGGGGAATTAGCTACGAGCTTCAGGAAAGTGGACGTGCTATATATGTAGCAAGCGATAAAGTTCACGAGTTACGTCTGGAATTAGCTCCAATGGGAGGTAGTTTTTCGGATGTGAAAGGCTATGAGCTTTTTGATACCAATGCATTGGGCATGACAGACTTTATGCAACAGGTTAACAAAAAGCGAGCCCTTGAAGGTGAACTTGCTCGTTCTATTAACAGTCTGGAACAGGTTGAGTTTTCCAGGATACACCTGGTTTTACCTGAGCGTTCTCCTTTTGAAGAAACGTCAATTGAGGCTTCGGCATCAGTGATTTTGAATCTGAAGAAGGGACAATCCCTCAAAAAAGAGCAGATTGAAGGTATTACATCGCTCATTGCTGGTAGTGTTGAAGGGTTGGAATCAGCAAACGTAACCGTGCTCGATCAGTCTGGGAACAGGCTGACTGATGAAATTGACTATGACTCAGATCTTGCTTTCGGTTCAACCCAGATGCAGCTTCGCCAAAAAACGGAAGCATATCTGACGGAACGCGGCCAATCTATGCTGGATAGAGTTTTGGGTGCCGGTAACAGTATTCTAAGGGTTTCGGTGGAGCACGATTTTGATCGGGTTGTCAGGGAATCGGATTTAATCGATCCCGATAGCCGAACCGTTATTTCTGAAGAGAAAAGAGAGCAGACCAATAACGATGAGGTGATGGAGCCGGTTCCAGGAAACATCACTAATAATAATCAGGCGGGCTCAGTTGTGGTTGCCAGTAACAATAACGGTTCAACGGTTCAAACCAGAAATTATGAAGTGAACCGAACCCGTGAAGTATTTGAAAAAACACAAGGTGAATTAAAGATGGTATCGGCCTCTGTACTGCTGAATTATAAACAGCGTTTTGAAGAGGGAACCGAAGGAGAACAAACACTGGTAAGTGAGCCGTATTCTGAACAAGAAGTAGAAGAATTTAAGGAAGTAGTAAAGGTAGCATTGGGAATTCAGGATGATCGGGGTGATCAATTGACAGTAAAACAGGTAGAGTTTTTTGACAAGCACCCGATCGATAATGGTGATTTCTTCACCGGCCAGCCTACGTTTACAAACAACATTTTACGCTGGTCTCTCATAGGGATCACATTTGTTGTCATCATTCTGCTGATTAACAGCATTAAGAAGAAATCAGGTGTTGATGAGCTCAAGTTTGTAAGCAACTTCGAGGCGGGCGATCAGCTGGAGGGAGCAGAGAAGCAAAACTCTTTAACAGGGGAAAGCTCTGGTACGAACCAGCTGGAAGGAGCAGAAGGTGAATCAGGTGAAAGCCAGACCAAGAAGTTGCCTGAGAAGAAATACAACAAAGATGAAATTGTGAATTTTGTTGAGTTGAAACCTGCGGAAGCTGCCCAGGTGATGAGAGCAATGATGGCATCTGAAGAAAATTAA
- the fliG gene encoding flagellar motor switch protein FliG has protein sequence MSTAISTKKSGVFTDISDLSGTQKAAVLIMSIGTRTAATMMKTLKEHEIEKITLELAKIKDVKAEIVDEVLQEFYTLMEVKEYMLKGGVDAAEDLLAQLGDSANSEKMLKRLKAQSGSTVFDEFQQTKITQIASFIQNEHPQVAALIFSQLQVEKSAEILGYLDKELQADIVYRLASMDKISMEVIEEIEEVIKEHMGGMDTLGDRVKSGTNIVAQILNGSDITVERHVLDSIKDRDEQMASDIKEQMFLFEDIIHFDDRTVQLIINEMEKADMVMGLKGVEEALANKFLKNMSNRAADMLREDMDALGPVALKDVKEAQQRIIKKIKELEEDGQISTRKMDEEEIVE, from the coding sequence ATGTCTACAGCAATTAGTACAAAAAAATCAGGCGTTTTTACCGATATATCTGATTTAAGTGGCACTCAAAAGGCGGCAGTACTCATTATGAGTATTGGTACCCGAACTGCTGCAACTATGATGAAAACGCTTAAAGAGCATGAGATTGAGAAGATTACACTTGAGCTTGCCAAGATTAAAGACGTAAAAGCTGAAATCGTGGACGAGGTTCTTCAGGAATTTTATACCCTGATGGAAGTTAAGGAGTATATGCTGAAGGGAGGGGTTGATGCAGCTGAAGACCTGCTTGCACAACTTGGAGACAGCGCTAATTCCGAGAAGATGCTGAAGCGACTAAAAGCACAATCAGGCAGTACTGTATTTGATGAATTTCAGCAGACTAAGATCACACAAATTGCCTCTTTCATTCAAAATGAACACCCACAGGTGGCGGCTCTCATTTTCTCCCAGCTTCAGGTTGAGAAATCAGCCGAAATTCTGGGGTATCTCGATAAGGAATTACAAGCAGATATAGTTTATCGGCTTGCCAGTATGGATAAGATTTCGATGGAAGTAATTGAGGAAATCGAAGAGGTAATTAAAGAGCATATGGGCGGTATGGATACACTCGGTGACCGCGTGAAAAGCGGAACCAACATTGTGGCTCAGATTCTTAACGGTTCTGATATCACGGTTGAACGCCATGTACTGGATTCTATCAAAGATAGAGATGAACAAATGGCCAGCGATATTAAGGAACAGATGTTCTTGTTCGAGGATATCATTCACTTCGACGACCGTACGGTACAGCTTATCATCAACGAGATGGAAAAAGCCGATATGGTTATGGGACTCAAGGGGGTGGAAGAAGCACTTGCAAACAAATTCCTCAAGAACATGTCGAATCGTGCAGCCGATATGCTGCGTGAAGATATGGATGCTCTTGGTCCGGTAGCACTGAAAGATGTAAAAGAAGCACAGCAGCGCATTATCAAGAAGATTAAAGAACTGGAAGAAGACGGCCAGATTTCTACCCGTAAGATGGATGAAGAAGAGATTGTTGAGTAA
- a CDS encoding PAS domain-containing protein — MLTEELPNTKIKDLKKPVPVNQESPFSFEELFISVTDSKSNITYANDVFVRISKYDHEEVIGQLHKLVRHPDMPRAVFNIFWDYLNSDKPVAAYVKNLAKDGSYYWVMALAFPCNGGYLSIRLKPGSDLFKTIKGLYAKTLQFEKQKEQQLDNKKQALEESQSYLLNLLKAEGFADYEEFMWNALQKEMAHRENNLSTTILAEKKNTDKNIVPPVLVKAESILSELVLELKNLKKIHGALIGHSDYILKLARSILLLSLNAQIGSSKLDQEDMSLSVVAEKMGEQSVDGEKRLINMKENIHHLSELIAELNFNIISAKLQVEMTIEFLKELEHKKFNDDISLIESDKVITLLYDAFMPRLGLIASGIGKVPAYLRDLMNGVKDIERFLLVLRFIHITGKVEIARMNDNAKSFSTTFQDLVHEIETADSHLRELNEVVNDNKKSGLIYTVYKERLTNLIANIDRR; from the coding sequence ATGTTAACTGAAGAATTACCAAACACAAAGATTAAGGACCTCAAAAAGCCGGTTCCTGTAAATCAGGAAAGTCCGTTTTCGTTTGAGGAACTATTCATTTCTGTTACCGATTCCAAGTCCAATATTACTTATGCAAATGATGTATTTGTTCGTATTAGTAAATATGACCACGAGGAGGTAATTGGCCAGCTTCATAAGTTAGTTCGGCATCCCGATATGCCACGAGCCGTTTTCAATATTTTTTGGGATTACCTTAACTCAGACAAGCCCGTAGCTGCTTATGTGAAAAACCTGGCAAAAGATGGGTCTTATTACTGGGTAATGGCTCTGGCTTTTCCTTGCAATGGAGGGTATCTGTCAATCAGATTAAAACCAGGAAGTGATCTTTTTAAGACGATCAAAGGGTTATATGCTAAAACGCTCCAATTTGAAAAACAGAAAGAGCAGCAATTGGATAACAAAAAACAAGCACTTGAGGAATCTCAGTCCTACTTGTTGAATCTCCTTAAAGCCGAAGGTTTTGCAGACTACGAAGAGTTTATGTGGAATGCCCTTCAAAAAGAAATGGCCCATCGAGAAAATAACCTCAGCACAACCATTTTGGCGGAGAAGAAAAATACGGACAAGAATATTGTGCCTCCCGTTTTGGTAAAGGCTGAAAGCATTCTAAGCGAATTGGTTTTGGAGTTAAAGAACCTGAAAAAAATTCATGGTGCCTTGATTGGACATTCCGATTACATCCTTAAGCTGGCACGTTCTATTCTTCTGCTTTCATTAAATGCCCAAATAGGTTCTTCAAAGCTTGACCAGGAAGATATGTCTCTTTCTGTGGTAGCTGAGAAGATGGGTGAGCAATCCGTTGATGGTGAAAAAAGGCTGATTAACATGAAAGAGAACATTCATCATTTAAGCGAACTGATTGCGGAACTTAATTTTAATATTATCTCGGCCAAGCTTCAGGTTGAAATGACCATCGAGTTTCTGAAAGAGCTGGAGCATAAAAAGTTTAATGATGACATTTCCTTAATCGAGTCTGACAAAGTTATCACCCTCTTGTATGATGCCTTTATGCCACGGTTAGGTCTAATTGCCAGTGGAATTGGAAAAGTTCCTGCTTACCTCCGGGATCTCATGAATGGAGTAAAAGATATTGAGCGATTCTTGTTGGTATTGCGATTTATCCACATCACAGGAAAGGTAGAAATTGCACGAATGAATGATAATGCAAAATCATTTTCTACAACTTTTCAGGATCTTGTACACGAAATCGAAACTGCTGATTCACATCTTCGGGAACTTAATGAAGTTGTAAACGATAACAAGAAAAGCGGACTAATTTATACGGTTTATAAAGAGCGTTTGACAAATTTAATTGCAAACATTGACCGCAGATAA
- a CDS encoding flagellar basal body rod C-terminal domain-containing protein gives MLPDRLSSTFQTAAQGLALQRERISVASQNIANAQTSAPAGSENVYRPKRVQSLAPDQQKFLQVLSESVSSLTRTNPKHMATGVGNLPNGDKATGLGPEFHVSEQNKFRYEYDPNHPDADENGMVKYPDIDMVREMTEMVSANRLYEANLSSIEAEKEIIKRSLEI, from the coding sequence ATGCTCCCAGATAGATTATCCTCAACATTTCAAACAGCCGCCCAGGGCCTTGCCTTACAACGCGAGCGGATTTCAGTGGCATCGCAAAACATTGCTAATGCTCAAACTTCTGCACCCGCAGGCTCCGAAAATGTTTATCGGCCAAAGCGTGTGCAATCTTTAGCTCCCGATCAGCAAAAATTTCTGCAGGTTCTTTCCGAAAGTGTTTCTTCTCTGACCAGGACTAATCCAAAGCATATGGCTACGGGTGTTGGAAACCTTCCGAATGGAGATAAAGCAACCGGGTTGGGACCCGAGTTTCATGTTAGTGAGCAGAATAAGTTTCGTTACGAGTACGATCCGAATCACCCCGATGCAGATGAAAACGGAATGGTGAAATATCCGGATATCGACATGGTAAGAGAAATGACTGAAATGGTTAGCGCCAACCGCCTTTATGAGGCCAATCTAAGCAGCATCGAAGCTGAAAAAGAAATTATTAAACGATCATTGGAGATCTGA
- a CDS encoding FliH/SctL family protein: MRNQKVLQKNQISWFNEGSKRLNYQMIFNESEVKNEEDEYTEESTDINQLLDERDARWKRKLEQVRAEAYTQGFNAGQTEGLNTARSEIDQKLAVIRQALDKAHEEWKARQEMLEPGLLDMVFEISESILGIPVENPAIRESIEEKLTPLLQKVNEQSKPILWVAEEDLEFTKSLKDDFSKSMVLNIQTSEECNPGEFKLETNEETVVHNFREMLQEFKKTLMLPSWK, from the coding sequence ATGAGAAATCAGAAAGTCTTACAAAAGAATCAAATAAGCTGGTTTAATGAAGGTAGCAAACGCCTGAATTACCAGATGATTTTTAATGAAAGTGAGGTTAAAAACGAAGAAGATGAATACACCGAAGAATCGACAGATATTAATCAGTTACTTGATGAAAGAGATGCCAGATGGAAAAGAAAGCTGGAACAGGTTCGCGCTGAAGCTTACACTCAAGGATTTAATGCAGGCCAAACTGAAGGCTTAAATACCGCCCGGTCCGAAATAGATCAGAAGCTAGCCGTCATCCGACAGGCACTTGATAAGGCTCACGAAGAATGGAAAGCCCGACAGGAAATGCTGGAGCCAGGTCTGTTGGATATGGTATTTGAGATCAGTGAGTCTATTCTTGGAATACCGGTGGAAAATCCGGCTATCAGAGAATCCATAGAAGAAAAATTGACCCCGTTGCTTCAGAAAGTAAATGAGCAATCCAAACCAATTCTCTGGGTTGCAGAAGAAGATCTGGAATTTACTAAGTCGCTGAAAGATGACTTTTCAAAAAGTATGGTATTGAATATCCAGACTTCAGAAGAATGTAATCCCGGCGAGTTCAAGCTTGAAACAAATGAAGAAACGGTAGTACACAATTTCAGGGAAATGCTGCAAGAGTTTAAAAAGACATTAATGCTGCCATCATGGAAGTAG
- the flgB gene encoding flagellar basal body rod protein FlgB, whose product MNFIDSNHSQMLARAMDSYSLRQKVTASNIANADTPNYKRHEVLFEEELQQAQLDEGVRGMKGVSPSIVQTEESVTLEDEMIEMADTQIRVQMVTRSLRHHFSLLRSGITGINR is encoded by the coding sequence ATGAACTTTATCGACAGTAATCATAGTCAAATGTTAGCCCGGGCCATGGATTCCTATTCACTTCGCCAAAAAGTGACGGCTTCAAATATTGCCAATGCCGATACCCCTAACTACAAAAGGCATGAAGTACTCTTTGAAGAAGAACTTCAGCAGGCGCAGCTGGATGAAGGAGTTCGCGGTATGAAAGGCGTATCACCTTCGATAGTACAAACTGAAGAAAGTGTCACACTGGAAGATGAGATGATTGAGATGGCCGATACTCAGATTCGGGTACAAATGGTAACCCGGTCACTTCGGCATCACTTTAGCCTTCTCAGGTCCGGAATTACAGGTATTAACCGATAA
- a CDS encoding HAMP domain-containing sensor histidine kinase, with product MTTLRQELYTTNAVTHVNAFNKIDGYYYETSEHKLMKIIKDLFKGYPHPIMVLHHDNREICFTNLPASSEEKLIGQRFDDTVELVEEEISREPVAYFNKQWFCVEERPFQSDEENYILIIFSNRQEVPDEETLASWKNMIAVMLHRFRSPLTGIAGYVDMLAEYDENPDKDKYFTLINKGINHLYDMMDELEILYNIEPGYLEDETASIEAGKLFHNLLLDYPADIREQINLKSIKPGVKFHTNPSDLKHILNILIQNGLEHNPDGDLSVSVPSEHLIQISNKGQTIPDHIAQNIFSPFITDKANGLGIGLTIALLYINQLGGTIFLSKNNAAEGVTFSICLPK from the coding sequence ATGACTACTTTGCGGCAAGAACTTTACACAACAAATGCTGTAACCCACGTTAATGCATTTAACAAAATTGATGGTTACTATTACGAAACTTCGGAGCACAAATTGATGAAAATCATAAAAGACCTTTTTAAAGGGTATCCTCATCCTATTATGGTTTTACATCATGATAACCGGGAAATATGTTTCACTAACCTACCTGCTTCTTCAGAAGAGAAACTAATCGGACAAAGGTTTGATGATACCGTTGAACTGGTTGAAGAAGAAATATCCAGAGAACCGGTAGCATACTTCAATAAACAATGGTTCTGTGTAGAAGAGCGCCCCTTTCAGTCTGATGAGGAAAATTATATCCTTATCATTTTTAGTAACAGGCAAGAAGTTCCAGACGAGGAAACGTTGGCATCATGGAAAAATATGATCGCCGTTATGCTTCACCGGTTTCGATCACCTCTTACAGGAATTGCAGGCTACGTCGACATGCTGGCGGAATATGATGAAAACCCGGATAAGGACAAGTATTTCACTCTTATTAATAAAGGAATAAACCATCTCTACGATATGATGGATGAGTTGGAAATACTTTATAATATTGAGCCCGGATATTTGGAAGACGAGACCGCTTCGATAGAGGCTGGCAAACTATTCCACAACTTATTACTGGATTATCCGGCTGACATACGGGAGCAAATAAATCTTAAATCCATTAAGCCCGGCGTCAAATTTCATACAAATCCATCTGACCTAAAACACATTCTGAATATTTTAATCCAAAATGGATTAGAGCATAACCCGGATGGGGATTTGTCTGTTTCTGTTCCTTCTGAACATTTAATTCAGATATCCAATAAAGGTCAAACCATTCCTGATCACATAGCCCAAAATATATTTAGTCCTTTTATTACGGATAAGGCTAATGGGCTTGGAATCGGTTTAACCATTGCTTTGCTTTATATCAACCAACTGGGTGGAACAATTTTCTTATCTAAAAATAATGCTGCGGAAGGAGTTACTTTCAGTATCTGTCTCCCCAAATAG